CTTGCGATCCAGGGCAACCGCGATCATATGATCGTCGGCTTCCTCTGATCCCTCAACCTCTACTCGAGCGACGGGTTGATCGAAGCGCACGGCCTGTGCATCGATCCGTGTGCGACATGATCGACCGACGCAGCCGAAGAAGAGCGCTTCAAGGAGATTGGTCTTGCCCGCGCCGTTGTCGCCTGTCACGACCGTGACGCGTTCGCCCAGCTCAACCTGGGTGCGCTCGTAGCTGCGGAAGTTCCTTGCGTTTAGCGACTGAACAATCACGCCGCAAAAGAGTTCTTTCTGAGGCTCAGGTGTTCAGGCGGATCGGCATGACGAGGTACATGAATTCCTCGTCCTCACCAGCCACGATCAGGCCTGGCCGGAACGCGCTGATCAGCTTGAACTTGGCACGTTCTGTGTGTGCGCTGTCGAGGCCGTCGCGCAGGAAGTCGGGGTTGAATCCGATCTCCAGGGGGTCTCCGGAGAAGTCAGGAGCCGGCAGCGATTCGCGGCCCTCACCGATGTCAGTCGTCTGAGCCGAAACCTCAAGTTCACCATCAGACAGTGCAACCTTCAGCGGAGTGTTGCGCTGAGCCAAGAGGCTCACGCGCTTCACGGCATCGTGCAGCTCGGAGACGTCGATGTCGAGAACGTGTTCGTAGCTGTCGGGCAAGAGTTGCTCGAAGTCTGGGAACTGACCGTCGATCAAACGCGAGACCAGCAGCGCCTCGCCGGCAGAGAACGCGATCTGGCGCTCGGCCAGGGTGATCTCGATCGTGTCGTGACCGTCGGCGATGCGTGTTGCTTCCTGCAGCGCACGCGCCGGCACGTTGGCTTCGATCTTCTGGGTCACCGGCGGATCGATCTTCGTTGTGCGGACCGCCAGGCGATACGAGTCAGTCGCAACAGAACGAAGCTTGTCATCTTCAATCGAAAGAAGGATTCCGGTCAAGTGCGGACGCGTTTCGTCGCGTGACGCCGAACGAGCGACCTGCTCGATCGTCTCTGAGAACTCGCTCACCGGGAGGGTCACAGTCGCGCCCTCGATCGGCTGAACGTCAGGGAAGTCGTCCGCGGCGAGTAGACGCAGCTTGAATGATGCGCTTCCGTAGTCGAGCGCGAGGAGACCGCCGTTATCGACAACAAGTGAGACCTCGCCGCTGGGAAGTTGGCGCGCAACATCGGCGAGAAGTCTGCCCGGAACGACGATCACGCCGCCCGATTCGACCTCGGCCGGAATCTTCGAACGAATCGAGATGTCGCCGTCAGTTGCGGTGAGGGTGAGCGAACCGGTCTCGGCCTGGAGCTGGATGCCAGAGAGTGCTGGAATGATCGAGCGCGTTGAAACCGCGCGACCAACAGCGCTCAGCGCCTCGACGAAGATCGCTCGATCAACGTTCAGTCGCAACCCAGATGAACCTTCATGATTCAAGTTGTTTGATTCTTGTTGGTGTTGGTATGTGGAAGATGTGGACAAGTGGGAAAACCCGCTTCAGCTCTGCGATTGAACAGACTAATTCACGCAGTCTCATCCGCGGGCCGCTGGGCTCCGTGGATAACTGCCTTGAGACTATCCACAGCAGAAGCGGCAGCGGGATCGTTTCGGTGTGAGGCGCGGACCTTGTCGCGAGCGTGCACGACGGTCGAGTGGTCGCGCCCGAATGCGGCGGCGATCACAGGCAGTGTCTGACCACTGTGTTCGCAGGCCAGGTACATCGCGATCTGACGTGGTCCAGCAAAGCGCCTACTGCGGTCCTTGCCCAGGAGCTCCTCGATCGACAACTCGAAGTGATCTGCGACGGCGCTCTGAATATCGGGGATCGGGACTTCAGGTGTGTGGTGCTCGGTCTTTACTCCTCCAGTGTGTGGGTGCAGGGAGTCGAGCAGTTCGTCAACAAGTTCGGTCGTTACCGGCTCGCCACGCATTGAAGCGAAGGCGCTGACGCGGATCAAAGCGCCCTCAAGTGAGCGGACGTTCGCCGGAACCCGCTCGGCGATGCGCTCGAGCGCGAGGTTGTCGTCGAGTGGGATGTTGTCCACGCGTACGCGCTTGCGCAGGATTGCGCTGCGCAGCCGGTCGTCGGGCTTCTCCACCTCAACGACCAATCCAGACTCGAAGCGTTCACGGAGCCTGTCGGCGAGCTGATCGAGCTGCCGCGGAGTGCGGTCGCAACTGATCACGAGCTGGCGGCCGGCCTCGTGCAGGTGGTTGAAGGTGTGGAAGAACTCTTCCTCGGTCTTGACCTTGTTCTGCAGGAATTGCACGTCGTCGATCAGCAGGACATCGCTGCGGCGGAGGTCTTCCTTGAAGTCCTGGATCGTGTTGTCGCGCAGGACGCTGCGAAAGATCGCGGCGAAGTTCTCGGCGGTCAGGTAGCGGACTTGGATCTCCGGCGCCTGTTCGTTCAGGTAGTTGCCGATCGCATGTAAGAGATGCGTCTTACCGACCCCGGGCGCCCCGTATACAAACAGTGGGTTGAAGGCCTGCGCTGGTTGCTCCGCGACCGCAAGCGCAGCGGCGTGACCGATGTGGTTCGATCCGCCGATAACGAACTGGTCAAAGCTGTAACGGGGGTTAAGTGGAGAGGTGTGCCACTCCTTGGAGCTCGTTGGCTCAACCGAAAAAGACGCATTTGCAGGAACTTCTGACTCTGCGACCAGGACGACGCGCATCTCAGCGCCCGCAGCCTTTGCAGCGCACCGATTCAACACGCGGCCGTAACGGAGCTCGACCCAGCCACGCGCTCGGTCGGTTCCAGTCAAGTAGAGCGTGCCGCGATCGAGCGCAGCGGGAGTCAACTGGCTCAGCCAAATGTCCGCGACGTCATCAGAGACATCGCGGCGAAAAACGGCATCTGTTTTTGACCAGAGCTGGTCGATCTGCATTGCAGACTCCGGGCCGAAGGTTCCGGCGTATAGAGATATTCAAGAGAGGCGAGGCCTGAAATATGGCGTCTTCAGGCTCCGTGTTTCGGACTATAACCAAGGTCCCGTGGTCACCGACCGACCGCCTGGGCGGAAGGTCGCAAACTCGCACAAAAACGTTTTACTTGTCCGCCGATGGATGTTGTACGCGGCAGTCTCTACAATCCCGGCTTCACTTTCGATTGGAACTTTGATGAAGCGCACTTACCAGCCAAAGAAACGCAAGCGCGCCCGTACACACGGGTTTCGCGCACGCATGAGCAGCGCGGCAGGCCGTAACGTCCTCAAGCGCCGTCGCGCCAAGGGCCGCAAGCGGCTCACGCCGTAGCGATGTCCGCTGCGTTGGCCAGCCCGACACGCGGGAAGGGCCGGCGCCTTTCTCGCAGCACAGAATTTCAGCGCGTCTACCGCCAGGGGCGGTCGAAGGCCAACCGCTACCTCGTGCTCTATTCATTCGCGCGCGGCGACGCCGCCGACGAGGACTCGCGCTTTGGTGTGTCGGTCGGTCGCAAGATTGGCAATGCCGTCGTCCGCAACCGTGTCAAGCGTACGATTCGCGAAGCCCTCGATCAACTGGAGCCGAAGCTGGCCGACGGCCTAGACTACGTCGTGCTCGCGCGTCCGGAGATCGTCGAACTGCTTGAACGAGACGGAATGCACGGAGTCAGAGATTCGCTCGACGAGCTGATCACTGCCGGCAAGTAGCCACCCACCCTTTCCTCTTTCCAGTGACTTCGACCAGTTTCAGCCAGACTTTCGGCACGCGCCTACGCAAGGCGGCCCTGCTGCCTTTTCTACTTCCGGTACTCGCCTACCGAAAGCTGGTTTCGCCCTTTCTGGCGCCGCGTTGCAGGTACTACCCGAGTTGCTCAACGTACGCAGTGGACGCGCTGAAGGCCTACGGCCCGATTCGGGGCTCGATACTTGCTGTCTGGAGGCTCGTCCGCTGCAACCCTTTCAGCGACGGAGGGTTTGACTACGTCTCAGACCAGAAGGTCTTCAAGTCGCACGCGCATTCTTGTGATGATCAGCACAAGCGTCACGGAGCCTCCGTATGAATTTCGCGATTCCTACGGCGAACATCATCCAGGACCTGGTCTCCCCGATCAGCAACCTCCTCGATGGGGCGTTGCGCACTTTCTTTGACTGGGGAATCCCGTGGGGCTGGGGAATCATTCTGCTCACGGTCATCGTCCGGCTTTTGCTCCTCCCACTGACCTACAAACAGGTCACGAGCATGCTGCACATGCAGCAATATCAGCCGCAGATCAAGGAACTCAACGAGAAGTACAAGGACGATCCGAAGCGCAAACAGGAAGAGCTGATGAAGTTCTTCAAGACGCACGGAATCAACCCGCTCGCCTCCTGTTTCCCACTGCTGCTGCAGATGCCGTTCTTCATCGCGATGTTCTATGCGTTGCGCGAGCCATCACTGCAGGTCGACATGAACGCGACGGATTCGAGCTTCTTTTTCATCTCAAGTCTGACCAAGGGCCCGTCCGGCGCCGAACTGGTGATCCTCCTGGTGCTCTACGTCGGATCGCAGTTGGGTTCGACGCTAGTTTCTCTTTCGTCGGCCACCGACCAGATGCAGCGCCGTCTGATGCTCGCGCTGCCGTTCATCTTCGTGCCGTTCGTGATCAATTTTCCGGCCGGCCTTATTTTGTATTGGATCACGACGAACTTCTGGACCTTGGGCCAGTCGTTTGTTGTGAAGTGGATGCGAATTCGCCAGGGCGATCCCGTTCTCGTCGGGTCGGCTGACGACGGCGACGCTGCGGTGGTAACTTCCGGCGGCGCGGCGGTTGTCGAGAAGAAGCCGACAAAGGCGCCGCCACCACCGCCTAAGACCAAGAAGAAACGTTCCGGCCGTAGGCGATAACGGAGAGAACTTTATGACAGACACAGAAGCAACTCAAACTCCCGGCGAAGAGACCCGACAGGCTGAAGTGGCGACGAGTATCGTCCGCGACATCCTCGCCGGCGCGGGTCTTGAAGCCTCGGTCTCGTACTCGCAAGAGGAAGAGGACATCAGCATCGACGTGACCGGCGATGACCTTGGATTCGCGATCGGTCGTCGCGCCCAGACCCTGGATGCGATCCAGCTGATCGCATACCTGGTCAGCGCCAAGGCGGTGGATCCAGATGACCGCCGCCGCGTTTCGGTGGACATCGACGAGTACCGCGCTGCGCGCGAGGAAGAGCTCTTTGACCTGGCTGACCGCGCTGTTCGCGATGCGCTTTCAACCAGCCAGGCTGTCGAACTCAAGCCGATGACGTCGAACGAACGTCGCAGCGTCCACCACTACTTGCTCGACAACGGCGAGGTGGACACTCACAGCGTTGGTGAAGATCCCGACCGACGGATTGTCGTCACCCCCTCTGGCGCGTAGCCGTTTAACTGCGCCGAGCGTTTCACGTTTTACGCTCCCGGCCATGGAGCAGACGAAACTGGACCAAATCGCTGAATGGAGCGTTGGCCTGGAGATCTCTGGGACTGCGGTCAGATCTGCGAAAGCGGCGCGCGATATCCACGTGGCCGACAGCCTCGCCGGGATTGAAGTGCCGTCGATCCAGGAAGCCAAAAGCATCGTCGATATCGGCTCGGGCGCTGGGTTTCCCGGACTGGTGCTGGCGGTAGCGCTCCCGGACACGCAGATCACACTCGTCGACAGCGTCCGGAAGAAGATGGAAGCAGCAGCGCGGTTCGCAAAAGAGCTCGAATTGGAGAATCTCGAGTGCGTCTGGGGGAGAGCTGAAGAAGTCGCCGCAATCGGGAGCCCGCACCGAGAGGCCTACGACGTCGTCACCGCGCGCGCACTTGCCAAACTTGGCGTGTTGCTCGAATACTCGGCTCCGCTTTTGCGCGAAAACGGCCATCTCGTTGCGTGGAAGGGCTCGCCACAGTCGAGCGAACTCGTTGCCGCGGACGCCGCAGGCGAAATTCTCGGATTTTCGCCGGGAGAATTGCGTTCAACGCAGCCCTTCGAGCGCTCGCGCGCGCGCCATTTCTACGTTGCGAAAAAATCACATCCGACGGACCGGCGATTTCCCCGCCGCGCGGGTGTTGCGCTCAAACGACCGCTCGCGTAGTCGCAAAATCCGTGAAATACCGCTTCTAAACGGCCGAAGAGGTCCGTATTCGAGCGTAGGCTTGTGCGCGATGGAAGCAAACGACATTCTCGGCCAGACGACCATCTACGCGATCGCCAATCAAAAAGGCGGCGTTGGGAAGACCACGACGACGGTAAATCTCGCCGCTTGCGTCGCTGAAGCTGGATACAAGACGCTCCTGATCGATATCGACCCGCAGGCAAACGCCACCGTCGGCCTCGGTCGATCCAAAGCCGAAGAACAGACGATTTACGAGGTCCTCGTCGGTCAGGCAACGGTCAGCCAGGCAACGATCGGCACAGACATCGAGAATCTCTCGATCGTTCCATCGACGCCCGACCTCGCCGGGGCGAACGTCGAACTGCCGCGCGTCGCGGGCTCAGAGTTCATCCTTCGTGAGGCACTCGAGCCGATGCGCGGCGAGTACCGCTTCATCTTCTTCGACTGTCCGCCTTCGCTCGGACCATTGACGATCAATGCACTGGCCGCGGCCGACCGAGTGATTGTCCCGGTTCAGACCGAGTACTACGCGCTTGAAGGACTCGCGGATCTGCTCGACACGGTCGGCCTGATCCAAAAGGAACTCAACCCCAAGCTCACGATCGGCGGCCTGGTGATGACAATGCACGACGGGCGCACGCGCCTGGCCGCTGACGTCGAGGACGAACTGCGCAAGCATTTCCCCGGATTGCTCTTCAACTCCGTGATTCCACGCAACGTCCGCGTTGCCGAAGCCCCTAGCTTCGGAAAACCGGTCACACATCACGACCCACACAGCGCTGGAGCCGGCGCATACTTCGAACTCGCGAAAGAGGTGGCCCTCCGTGGCTGAAGCACGAACAGATCCCGAGCCTGCAAACCCTGAACCAACCCGCGCCAGTCGCCGGGGAATGGGCCGCGGCCTGTCGGCGATCCTGCCGACGACCCACACCGACCTCACCCACGACGAACTTCGTCAGCTACCGACCACGGCGATCGACGTCAACCCGAATCAGCCGCGCAAGCGCTTCGACGACGACCAGCTGAAGGCCCTCTCCGATTCGATCGCTGCCAACGGCGTGATCCAGCCGCTGCTGGTCAAGCCGCTAGCGGCCGGTCGCTACGAACTGGTCGCCGGCGAACGGCGCATGCGCGCAGCCGCGCTCGCGGGCGTCGAGACGGTTCCCGCTTACGTCCGCGCCGACCTGACGGCGAACACGCTTGAGCTCGCCCTGGTCGAGAACATGGCGCGCGTCGACCTGAACCCAGTCGATGCCGCCCGCGCCTGCGCTGCGCTGGTGGATGAGCTCGGTCTGACAAAAGAAGAGGTCGCCAGGCGCGTCGGCAAGAGCCGCGTCGCGGTCTCGAACCTGATCCGCTTGCTCAACCTCCCGGACGAGGTCATCGAAATGGTCGAGGACGGGATGCTCAGCGAGGGCCACGGCCGCGCGCTGCTCCGCACCGGCGACCACTTCACGATTCGCCGCCTGGCCCACGAAGCTGCGGCAAAAGGCTGGTCTGTTCGCGAGACAGAGCGCCGAGCAGAGGCAGCGGCCGAATCCACCAACCCTAAAGAAAAGGTTGAGGGTTCTGCACCGACGGCCGAGCATGCCGAGGCTGCCGAGGCGGCAAATCAGATCGTGGCTCAGTTCGCAAAAGTCTTCGGGATTGAGCCACGGGTGAAGGTCTCCGACCGCGGCGCGAAGGTCACTCTCGACTTCGCCACCGTGGATGAAGCGCTGCAGGCGGTTCAAGGAATTGAACGCAGCTAAACTCCCCAACTCCTCGGGCGATTAGCTCAGTCGGTTAGAGCGCATCTCTGATAAGGATGAGGTCCCAGGTTCGAATCCTGGATCGCCCACTCGGGACCGTCAGCAGCGCGATCTCGACGATGCTCGGCCGACGGCGTTCGGTCACGATCGGGAGATCGCTCCGTCGCTCCGCTGGCCAGTGCGTCGATTATCTCCCGCCGCTGAAAGTCCCGAGTTGTCAAGTCGGTTGGAAACAGCATCGCGACGCCAGGAATCCACAGCTGTTGGTTTCGATTCAGGGCTACCGCCAGCCGGCCTATTCATGAATCGGGCCGGGTCACTTCTGGGATCGGTGGAGGACTCTTGGATATTTCGCCATACTTCTGCCTTATGCGCGAAATGGTTATCTACGGGGTCAGCTTCGACATGGTTGGGAAGCAGCCGATCATTCTTCTCAAGGCCGTCGACGGGAACGAGTTCCTCCCGATCTGGATCGGCCACCCCGAGGCCGCCGCGATTCTGATGAAACTCCAGGGCGCCGACACGCCTCGTCCGATGACCCACGACCTGATGGCCTCAGTCTTTGATGAGCTTGAGCTCGAGTGTTCGCAGATCGCCGTCACCGAACTTCGCGACAACACGTTCTACGCCACGATCACGTTGCGCGCCGGCGACCGAGAACTTGAGATAGATGCACGACCGTCCGACGCGATCGCATTGGCCGTTCGTACCGAAGCACCGATCTTCGTCGCCGAAGAGGTGATCGCGGAGTCCGCGATCGAGTTTGAGCATGAAGTCGAAGACACAGAGGAAGTTGTGGGCAAGTTCCGCAAGTTCCTCGATGAGGTCTCACCCGAAGACTTCGGCGCAGAAGGTTAATTCGTAACAATCCTTACAATCTATCGTCTCGTTCGATAGGTGTACAGCAGATGTCCGACGCCCCTTGCGGGCGCCGATCGGTGGTCGATGGAGAGGTTGTAAGCGGCAGTCAGTCGCAACCTCCAATCGACCAAGGACCCGACCATGCGACCTCTCCTGATCCTCCTCATCAGTTCACTGCTCATCATCTTCGGAGTATCTGCGGCCAGCGCCAGCGCCGCCCAGTCACAGCTCGACCTGCCTGAACTCGCCTGCGCTGAACTTCCTTGGGACACCGCCGAGTACGACCCCGAAGCCCCGCCCGAGAGCGATTTCCCTGCCGACGACGAGACCGCCATGCTCGAAGTAGAAGGGCCGGTCAGCGATGGATCTGATGACCTCACTCTGATTGGCACCTCCGAGGACGAGGCCTTCGCCGGTACCGACGACAACGACGTGATCACAGGAGCCGGCGGCGACGATGACCTCTGCGGGGAGGGCGGCGACGACGAACTCAGCGGCGGCGATGGCACCGACACGATTGACGCCGCCGATGGCGACGACGTGGTCACCGGCGGCGCTGGCCGTGACATGCTCTTCGGAGAAGAAGGCGACGACAACCTTCGCGGCGACGACGGCAACGATCAGATCGACGGCGGCGACGGCCGCGACCTGATCAGCGGCGGACTCGGCAACGATCGCATCTATGCCAACGACGGCACACGCGACAAGATCAAATGTGGCCGCGGCAATGACCTCGTCTATGCCGACAGCAAAGACCAGGTCGCGAAGGACTGCGAGCGCGTCAAGTAGCTCCGCTTCGTAAGATCGTGGAGCAATGAATGCCTTCCCTCCACGCACAGGCCTGATCAAGTGGGCCGACCTCACGGTTGACAATGCCGAGGACGTTCGCGACTTCTACGCGGGCGTCGTCGGTTGGAACGCGATCGGTCTCCCGGTCGAGGGCCGCGAGGACTTCGTGATGGCCCACCCCGAGACCGGCGACCCCGCTGCAGGGATCTGCCACCAGGCCGGCAGCCTCGTCGGTCTGCCGCAGCAGTGGCTCGTTTACGTCACGGTCGACGACCTCGACGACTCGATCGCAGCGTGCGACCAACTCGGTGGCAAGGTTGTGTTCGGGCCACGCGATTCGAACACTATGGGCCGCTGGTGCGTGGTCGAAGACCCCGCAGGCGCGGTTATGGCGTTGACCGAACTCACCCCCGGCGAGGACGATTGATCCATGGCCAAGGCGAAGCTCTCGACTGGCTCCGTCGCGGAGGAAGTCCGCGTTGGTCCGGGCTTTCAGCTGGCCGATCTGGAGGCGTCGTCCACACCCGGATTCGCTGGCAACAAGAAAAGTGCGGCCAAAGCGATGGCCGCGACAGCCGACGAGATGTCCGAGCTGCAGGAGCGTCTCTACGCCAACGGCCGTGACGGTAGTGGCCCAGCGGTGCTGCTCATCGTGCAGGGCATGGACACCTCGGGCAAGGGCGGGATCATGCGACATATCGTTGGGCGGGTCGACCCGCAGGGCGTGAAACTCACGGCATTCAAAACGCCTACCGAAGAAGAACTCGCTCATCCGTTCCTCTGGCGCGTCGAGAACGCGCTGCCAACGCCGGGTTACATCGGCGTGTTCGATCGCTCCCAATACGAAGACGTTCTCGTCGTGCGCGTCCACAACTACGTCCCACGCACGACGTGGTCCCGCCGATACGCACAGATCAATCGCTTCGAGAAAAGGGTTGCCGACTCTGGAACGAAGATCATCAAGGTGATGCTTCACATTTCCCCGCAGGAGCAGAAAGCGCGTCTGGCCGAACGCCTCGCCCGCAAGGACAAGCACTGGAAGTTCAACCCGAACGACGTCGTTGAGCGCGAGCACTGGGCCGAGTACATGGACGCTTACCAAGCAATCTTCGACAAGACGAACACCGAAGCCGCGCCGTGGCACGTCGTCCCGGCCGACAAAAAATGGTTCGCGCGGTTCGCGGTGAATCACCTGCTGCTTGAGGAGCTACGCGCCTGCAGGCTCAGCTGGCCGAAGGCAGAGTTCGATGTCAAGGCCGAGCAGAAGCGGCTGGCCCGGACCTAACCGACGGGGTAGGGCGCGCGGCTGCCTGCCGTCGCGAGCAGCCGTTCGACCAGCTCCTCAAACGGCACGCCGGCGGCCTCGGCTGCCATCGGCATGAGGCTCGTACGCGTGAGACCCGGGATCGAATTGACCTCGAGCACCTGTGGCTCGCCCTCTTCGGGAACCATGAAGTCCACGCGCGCGAAGCCGTGGCAGTCGAGTAGCTCATAGGTTTGCACGGCAAGATATGAGAGTCGCGCCGCGACATCCACGCTCAACTCGGCCGGGCAGACGTAGTCCGTTTTACCGATCTCGTAGCGACTCTCGAAGTCGTAGTAGTCGCCTCCGATCGGCACCGCTTCGACGGCCGGCAGCGCTTCACCGTTGAGCACACTCACGGCGATTTCACGCCCCTTGATGAACTGCTCGATCAGCACGCGGTCGTCGTAACTAAACGCCGAGACCAGCGCGCCCGGGAGTTCCTCGTGCGAGGCGGCGAACTTGATGCCGAGCGCCGAGCCCTGGCGCGCCGGCTTCACGACGACGGGAAATCCGAAGTCACCCTCAATCGCAGTCAATGCGTCTGCAGCGCCGAGGTTACGGAAGGCCGTGTCATTGAATGTCACAAAGCGCGGGGTGGGCACGTGGTTCTTCTGCAGGATCAACTTGGTCACGGCCTTGTCCATGCACTGGATCGATGAGAGCACTCCGCAGCCGGTGAATGGCAGGCCGAGAATCTCCATCAACTCCTGCACCGTGCCGTCTTCGCCACCGCGACCGTGCAGCGCAATGAAAACCGCGTCGGGACCGACCTCTTCGAGCCGCTGCACAAGGCCCTGGTCCACATCGATCTCCGAGACTTCGTGGCCGTTCGCGCGAAGCGCCTCGCCAATCCGCGCGCCCGAACGCAGTGAGACCTGCCGCTCGAGCGAACTGCCGCCCTTCAGCACCGCGACCTTCATTCGTTCTGCGCCCGCTTCATGCGTTCGCTCGCGAGCCACGAAACTGATTTTGCTTCGAGCTTCGTTGCGGCCGCCGGCGGGGTGACCAAACGGTGTTCGCCGGTCATCGTGCGCCACAGATCGAGCTGTCCGGCGACGACCTCGCCGATGCGACGGATGCCCTCAGTAATCCGCTCCTCCGGCACGCCCGAGAAATTCAGCCGCATCGAATTCTTGCCACGCGCCACATCAGATCCGAGATATGCGCCGGCTCCGGGTACGAACGCGACGTTCGAGTGCAGCGCCTTCGCCAAAAGGTCAGTGGTGTCGATCATCTCCGGCAGCGTCGCCCAGATGAACAGGCCTCCATCGGGCACGGTCCACTTTGCCTCGGGCGGAAAGTAGCGCCCCATCGCGGCGATCATCGCGTCGCGCCGGGACTTGTAGATCCCACCCGCCGTCTTGACCCAGTCCTTCCAGTCTGCCTGTTCGAAGTAGGACGTGATCAGGAACTGTGAGACGCCGGAGGAGTTGAGGTCGGCGGCGGCCTTGGCGATGTTGCATTTCTCGAGCACCGGCGACGGAGCCTCCACCCAACCCATCCGCAGGCCGGGTGCGAGGATCTTGGAGAACGTGCCCAGGTAAATCACGAAGTTGCCGCCGTCGAGTTCGCGCAGCGTGGGCAGCGGCTCACCGCTGTAGCGAAGCATCCCGTACGGATTGTCCTCGAGCACGAGCAGTTCGCGTTCATTGGCGATCTCGACGAGACGCTTGCGACGCTCGAGCGACATCGTCACGCCGGCTGGATTCTGGAAAGTTGGGACCGTGTAGATGAACTTCGGAGTGATCCCCTCGCCGTCGAGGCGCTCGAGCTCCTGCTCGAGCAGGTCGATCCGCATGCCCGCTTCGTCGAGGTCGATCTGCACGGCCTCGGCCTGGAAGCTCAAGAAGCTCGGCACCGCGCCGGGATATGTGGGCGCCTCGGTGATGATCGTGTCGCCGGGATCAACAAACACGCGCGTCACGATGTCGATCGCCTGCTGACCGCCGGTCGTCACCAGGATGTTCTCTCGGTCTGCCTCCACGCCCTCGGCGCCCATCACCTCAACGATGCAGTTCTTCACGCCGTCGATGCCGTCTGTCGGCGTGTACTGGAGCAGCTCAGCGCTG
This sequence is a window from Solirubrobacterales bacterium. Protein-coding genes within it:
- a CDS encoding D-alanine--D-alanine ligase; protein product: MARERTHEAGAERMKVAVLKGGSSLERQVSLRSGARIGEALRANGHEVSEIDVDQGLVQRLEEVGPDAVFIALHGRGGEDGTVQELMEILGLPFTGCGVLSSIQCMDKAVTKLILQKNHVPTPRFVTFNDTAFRNLGAADALTAIEGDFGFPVVVKPARQGSALGIKFAASHEELPGALVSAFSYDDRVLIEQFIKGREIAVSVLNGEALPAVEAVPIGGDYYDFESRYEIGKTDYVCPAELSVDVAARLSYLAVQTYELLDCHGFARVDFMVPEEGEPQVLEVNSIPGLTRTSLMPMAAEAAGVPFEELVERLLATAGSRAPYPVG
- a CDS encoding VOC family protein, translated to MNAFPPRTGLIKWADLTVDNAEDVRDFYAGVVGWNAIGLPVEGREDFVMAHPETGDPAAGICHQAGSLVGLPQQWLVYVTVDDLDDSIAACDQLGGKVVFGPRDSNTMGRWCVVEDPAGAVMALTELTPGEDD
- a CDS encoding PLP-dependent aminotransferase family protein, which gives rise to MSRQRSSRHDIERYARLFAARSERVKTSAMRDMMSITDRPEVISLASGMPDTKSFPKDVLESVFVDMARHHSAELLQYTPTDGIDGVKNCIVEVMGAEGVEADRENILVTTGGQQAIDIVTRVFVDPGDTIITEAPTYPGAVPSFLSFQAEAVQIDLDEAGMRIDLLEQELERLDGEGITPKFIYTVPTFQNPAGVTMSLERRKRLVEIANERELLVLEDNPYGMLRYSGEPLPTLRELDGGNFVIYLGTFSKILAPGLRMGWVEAPSPVLEKCNIAKAAADLNSSGVSQFLITSYFEQADWKDWVKTAGGIYKSRRDAMIAAMGRYFPPEAKWTVPDGGLFIWATLPEMIDTTDLLAKALHSNVAFVPGAGAYLGSDVARGKNSMRLNFSGVPEERITEGIRRIGEVVAGQLDLWRTMTGEHRLVTPPAAATKLEAKSVSWLASERMKRAQNE
- a CDS encoding polyphosphate kinase 2 family protein, with protein sequence MAKAKLSTGSVAEEVRVGPGFQLADLEASSTPGFAGNKKSAAKAMAATADEMSELQERLYANGRDGSGPAVLLIVQGMDTSGKGGIMRHIVGRVDPQGVKLTAFKTPTEEELAHPFLWRVENALPTPGYIGVFDRSQYEDVLVVRVHNYVPRTTWSRRYAQINRFEKRVADSGTKIIKVMLHISPQEQKARLAERLARKDKHWKFNPNDVVEREHWAEYMDAYQAIFDKTNTEAAPWHVVPADKKWFARFAVNHLLLEELRACRLSWPKAEFDVKAEQKRLART